GAACCCACGACCTCCGGGTTATGAGCCCGACGAGCTACCTGGCTGCTCTACCCCGCGTCGTGTGGAGAGGGCTGGATTCGAACCAGCGAAGGCGTAAGCCAGCAGATTTACAGTCTGCCCCGTTTGGCCGCTTCGGTACCTCTCCATGCCTGCGCTCGTCCCGTCGCGGCCGTCCCACCGGGCGACCGCTCGGCCGAACGCCGATTTTCATTATATCAGGCCTGTCAAGCGACCCCGGGGAAGGCGATCGGAGCTGGCGGACGGATTCGAACCGACAACCTGCCGCTTACAAGGCGGCTGCTCTACCGTTGAGCTACGCCAGCACGGATCCAACCGCAAGACCGATGATACCACGGGAGCCGCACCCTCGCAACTGGCTCCCGGGGCTCTCCGCCGTCCGGGCAGCAGCGCCCGCCCGGGAAGTTCCCGGATCCAGGCCGGCGACCCATGCGGCGAGACCACAGGGGCCTCCCTTCGGCTGCGCCGCCGCGCTCCCGGCCGTGCTCCCGATGCCGGACCGCATCCGCACCCGCCCTGGCGGAGTCCAGCCGCACCGGCGCCGGCGCGCTCCCGGCGCGCACCCGCGCCCCGACCCGGGCCCCTGCCCGCGTGGCTTCCTTGCGCGCCCCGACCGGTCCCCGCCCGGTTGCCCCGCCTGTGCAGCCGGCCCGGGCTTCAAGCCCGGGCCGGCTGGTCCAGCTGCTGATTGCGCGATTCGATATAGCGCTCCAGCTTCCGCTTGACCCGCTGGAGGGCGTTATCGATGGACTTGACGTGCCGGTTGAGCTCATCGGCAATCTCCTGATACGATTTGCCATCCAGGTAGGCGATGAGCACGCGCCACTCCAGCTCGCTCAGGATTTCGCCCATCTTCTGCTCGATGTCGCCAAACTCTTCCCGGCTGATGAACAGCTCCTCCGGATCCGTCACCCGCGAGCCAGAGATGATATCCAGCAAGGTTCGGTCCGAATCCTCGTCATAGATGGGTTTATTGAGCGATACATAAGAATTCAAGGGAATATGCTTCTGGCGCGTGGCCGTTTTGATGGCCGTAATGATCTGGCGCGTAATGCAAAGCTCAGCAAAGGCCCTGAAGGACGACAGCTTATCGCTGCGAAAATCACGGATGGCCTTGTAAAGCCCAATCATGCCCTCCTGGATGATGTCTTCCCGGTCGGCGCCCACCAGAAAATAGGAGCGCGCTTTGGAGCGGACGAAATTCTTGTACTTTCCGATGAGGTATTCCAGCGCCTCCGGGTTTCCCTGCCGGGCGATTTCGACGATTTCTTCATCTTCCATCCGGTCCAGATCCCGATCTACCAGTGAAGACGCATGCGCCTGGGCGTTCACCGTCTCCATCGCCTCCGTCAGACAGGGTCACGGCGGCTAGCGGGGTCCGCGCGCGACGAGGGTTTACCGTGAGGGCGGGTACCCGACAACCGGTTTTGCTCCCATGATATGCGCGAAGTTGCGGAAATACCGACCGGTGATGGCGCCTACGGGACGGAAAGCTTCCTGGTCGGAATCTACATGTGGACAAATCGCAAGGCCATTATACTGGCGTGCTTCGACAAGCGTCAAGGATGCGGGTGGGTCCCGCTTCCCCCTGCCGGACCGCTGCCGCCGGTTCCGCCGGGAGCCGCGCCGCGCTGCCGGCGCTGGCGCGCCGCCTCGAATAGCAGGATGCCCGCGGCCACCGATACGTTGAGGGACGCCACCTTCCCGGCCATGGGGATGAAGACCCGGCCGTCGCACTGGCGGAGCAGCAGCGGGGGGATGCCCCGGCCCTCGCTGCCCAGGACCAGCGCCGTGGGCTGGGTCCAGTCCCACTGGTCATAGGGCTGGGCCCCTCCCGGGTCGGCCGCCACCACCCAGACCCCTTGTTCTTTGAACCGGCGGACCACCTGATTGAGGTTGGCCACCTGGGCAACCGCCAGGTGCACCAGAGCACCGGCAGAGCTCTTGAACGCCGTGGGCCCCAGCGGCGCGCTGCGATGGACCGGGACCACCGCGCCGTGGGCCCCCGCCGCCTCCGCCGAGCGGAAGACGGCACCCAGATTGTGCGGGTCCTGGATCCCGGCGCAGATCACCAGCAAAGGAGGCTCCCGCCGCCGGGCGGCCACCTCCAGCAGATCCAGTGGGTCCGGTTGCGGCAAGGGGGCCGCCAGGGCGATGACCCCCTGGTGCCCCTCGGTCTGGGCGCGCCGCTGCAGTTCCGCCAGATCGATCTCCGTGACCCGTACGCCCCGGCGGCGGGCCAGCGCCTCCAGCTCCGCCAGGGCCGAGCCCCGCCGCCCGGCGGCCACCCAGACGTGCCGGACGGGATGGCCGCTGCGCAGGAGCTCCAGCACCGGCTGCCGCCCTTCCACCTGGAGGAACCCGGCCCCGCCGGGGGCCGCCGCGCGGGGGCGCCCCCCGGCGCCGCCCCCTGTCGCGGTCCGGCGCCGGGGGCCCCGGATTCCTCCCCTGTCCCGGCCCCGCCCCGCCGGAGCCGTCACGGCCGCGCCCCCCGCGCCAGCGGCTCGGGGTGCTCCCGGCGGCGCACCCGCGTCCCCGCCGGCGTGTCTTCCAGGATGTAGCCCAGTTCGGCCAGGCGGTCGCGGATCCGGTCGGCCAGCTCGTAGTCACGGATGGAGCGGGCGTACTGGCGTACCTCCACCAGCAGGTCCAGCAGCGCCTGGGCATCGGCGGCCGGTTCGCCCGCAGCGCCGGTGCGGAACAGGCGCAAGGGGCGCCCCAGATCCCGGATCAAGTCCAGGGTGGCCTGGATCCAGGCCCGCGGGCTGCCGGGCCCCAGCGCTTTGTGGCCGTCCCGGGCCAGGGTGAAGAGGGCCGCCAGCGCGTCGGCGGTGTTGAAGTCGTCGTCCATGGCCTGCTCGAACTCGGCGCGAGCCTGGGCCAGGCGCGCGGGCCAGTCCACCTGCGCCGCCGGCACCAGGCTGCTCTCGGGCGCACCCGCCCGCTCGGGGGTCCCAGCCGCGGTTCCCACCGCGCTGCCGGGACCCTCCTGGCTCCGGCGGGCTTCCGCCGGGTCGCCCTGCGCGCCCCCGGAGGCCGCCCGAGCTGCCGGTTCGTCCCCCGCCGGCGCCACCGCCAGCAGGTGCTCCAGATGGGCGATGAAGTTGGTCAGGCGCTGGCGTGCCCGCTCGGCCTGCTCAAGGGCTTCCAGGCTGAACTCCAGGGGGTTGCGGTAGTGGGCGGAGAGGATGAACAGGCGGATCGCCTCGGGGTGGAAGCGGGCGCGCAGGTCCCGGACCCGCCAGAAGTTGCCCATGGACTTGCC
This is a stretch of genomic DNA from Thermaerobacter sp. PB12/4term. It encodes these proteins:
- the sigH gene encoding RNA polymerase sporulation sigma factor SigH encodes the protein METVNAQAHASSLVDRDLDRMEDEEIVEIARQGNPEALEYLIGKYKNFVRSKARSYFLVGADREDIIQEGMIGLYKAIRDFRSDKLSSFRAFAELCITRQIITAIKTATRQKHIPLNSYVSLNKPIYDEDSDRTLLDIISGSRVTDPEELFISREEFGDIEQKMGEILSELEWRVLIAYLDGKSYQEIADELNRHVKSIDNALQRVKRKLERYIESRNQQLDQPARA
- the rlmB gene encoding 23S rRNA (guanosine(2251)-2'-O)-methyltransferase RlmB encodes the protein MEGRQPVLELLRSGHPVRHVWVAAGRRGSALAELEALARRRGVRVTEIDLAELQRRAQTEGHQGVIALAAPLPQPDPLDLLEVAARRREPPLLVICAGIQDPHNLGAVFRSAEAAGAHGAVVPVHRSAPLGPTAFKSSAGALVHLAVAQVANLNQVVRRFKEQGVWVVAADPGGAQPYDQWDWTQPTALVLGSEGRGIPPLLLRQCDGRVFIPMAGKVASLNVSVAAGILLFEAARQRRQRGAAPGGTGGSGPAGGSGTHPHP